The window tcatggaacAAGGTATTATTGGCAATCAATACTCTGTTACTGGTTGCTAAAGCTTCATTGCTTCTTTCTCGCACTCATCCTGTAGTCTCCAAATATGCTACCTTAGTCATTGCCCTTTACAACTCCTCTCTCTTAATGTCAAGCTCGGCtattttagagttaatttgAACCTCTAAATTGTCAATATAGTCTTGACATTTTTTACGCTCTTGTTTAATCCTAAATAaatcttcctccatctcaaagTAATGGATTCTTAACTCTTTCAGCTCCTCTTCTTGGATTTCCAGCTAAGACTGCAATATCTTGGATTTTCAGCTCCTCCTCTTAGATTTCCAAATAAGAAATAGTATGTTTTCAAGTGGTCAATCAATAATGAACCTCTAAGGGTGAATTAATATAAGGTTTAAAAAGGAAATCGGTCAAATGAAATGCTCATcgataaaccaataaaaaaacatgattttttaaggaatcaataaacataaattatttatgggtGAACCGATCAGAAAAGAAGGTTTTGAAACTAGTTGGTCAAACTAAGCTTCTCATGAGTGAACTATTTGAacatgagatttaaaaaaaagattactaaaaaaaacaacttataagTGAACCGATCAGAAAACATAAGTTTTGAAATCCACTAGTTAGAACAAAACACTCATGGGTGGACCAATCAAACAcaagattcaaaaaaaaaaaaagaattggttGAAAATGAACTGCTTATGGTTGAACAAATTAaacataagatttttatattaatttgacaATCCTTCAAATTTATTTGATGTTGATAATTAGGACACAAAAATAATCAAGCAATCAACATCCATCGAGTcatcttatatatatacaaaaaaaaaaattaaaccacacCATCATAATCAAAATACaaagtttagggttttatttgaCAAAACAATTCACAAAGATGCATCATATGTAATGTAATGCCCTGAACCTTTTACGTGACTATTATTTTACTAATTGTCTTGAACATGAAgaatgagataatttttttatccttattcaaaatcattttccatTGTTAATTATGATGCAACCCTGTCATTACATAATAtcaatcttacaaaaaaaatttacaacacTTTGGTATAATCAAATTGTATCCACATCACATCATCAACTAACTTATACAAAGGTTTATCTAATACAAAAACTAGGCAAATAAACATTTAGTATCATTATTGGGGTGTCAAAAGGATGTACCTGcaaaaatccacaataaatagCACACACAGTAAGCATATCCACATTCATTTATTTCaataactttttcttaattgaataaacaaaaacatcaatataAACTATGGATACATATAATTGTTACCATAGTATAACTACGATTAGAGGTACAATCTTGAATATTGATAATCCTTTTATGAGTATATTCACGATATCCTTTGTTTACATAAgatttccttctccttttctaCTGCAATATCCTTAGGTGGAACCTCCAAATCTTATCCCACCATGTTAGTCTTGTTGATATATGTATCAACACTAACTCATTtggattataatataatataatcatactattttttattttaagagtctTACTTAAAAGTAGAAATTTATCTCATTTTTCTATAACATTTATCTTACTATTTGAAACATATACTgtcataattatttatttcctcCAATGATCATACTTTATAATTAGAGTGACCAACATTGTTTATCCAATTTATTATCCAATCTTTATGTTTTAACCTACATATGAGTTTAAATTTATTACTCTGAATCGATGTTCATGACTCgagtttaatatatatttttggatttattaatTCTTTGCATACACTTAAATAATGAGTAAATTTGCTTTTCGATTCATTAAACTTATTGCTCACTTATCTCATTTCTTAATCACATTTCTTGGTTCATTCAATCCATTTTCATACTCAGAACTTGTATTCTAcattaattatgtttatttattcatCTTTATCTTTACATTTcgtttaaatattaatataaaattttttactcaattaaaataaactttaactttaatttttttttaaaaaaaattctgactcaattttataataaatctttaatatttataacaaaatatatttacgacatttgtataaaattaaatattaaaaataatttaaatcaatatgTAAAATTTATACAGTACATTACCTAATTTATGGGAAAGTTCATCTTGGCCCCTTTTACTCGTCCACTAATAGGAAATGCTGAGCAAGGCCCAATTCATCAACTCTAGATATTGGATAGAAAAAGCACCCGACCGGACTTTGTTCGAAGTAGCAATAATTCCTCCTCGGCGATTCACCGCCGCAGTTGGCTACTCTGACGGTCTCAAGCAAAAAGGCAGTAGCAGgaataaaccctaaaaacccACTAATAAAAGCCCTAAATCAAAGTCGATTTGTAAGAGAAAGATGGGGAAGAAACAGCACAGCAAGGATCGAATGTacataacaaaaacagaatGGGCCACGGAATGGGGCGGTGCCAAATCCAAACAACTCCAAACTCCTTTCAAACGTCTTCCTTTCTATTGCTGCGCGTACGCTCTCTAAAATATACCCATAAGATCTtgcaattattatttattgattttttttccttgtggttTGTTATTTTGCAGTCTTACATTTACGCCGTTTGAGTTTCCAGTTTGCACAGCAGATGGCAGTGTATTTGATTTAATGTTagtatccttttcttttcttttaatcttttgttgatGTCAGTGCTgaattttgatgatgatgatatgttacttcttctttcttttttgtgtcaAGGCACATAACTCCGTACATAAGGAAGTATGGGAAGCATCCTGTTACCGGAGCTCCGTTAAAGCAGGGTGATCTTATACCACTCAATTTCCATAAGAATTCCGAAGGTGCGGCTTTTCTTGCTTTATAGTATTCGAAAACTTAATCCGATCACTGAAAGAAGTAAGATGATTTTGTGAATGTATACAGGTGGTAGAAGCTTATCTAAATTTTAATTCGATTTCATTGTTATTCAATCTTGAGATCATTCTGATTTAAGTTAggaggaagagaagagagaattaATGCTGAGAAGGATGGTATTTTGTGGAGAAAACTTGTGAATTTAGTACTCAAATATAAGATTTTCTATGTGCTTTTGAGGAAGACTTAAGTAGGCGGTGGCATCTTTTGAGTTTGGAGTTGAATAATCACATCATTAAGTTATGTATGTTGATCTTTGCTGTCTAAGTCGCTAGGAGAGCCTAACATTGGCATGTCCTTTTGGATTAACCTAAATGTGGCTACATCTTTCTCACGGTGATTAGTTTAGTTTTAGTTCAACCAATTCTATTGCTTTGTTTACTTGTTTCCTTGAAATTAAGCTCAAATGTTTGATAAatacttttttccttttaatttcattacttttgttgtatttttcttCCGTGGTCTACTTGTAGGAAAACTTTCCTCATACCCACTGTATTACTAAAGCCTTCCAATCTCTCACTTCATACTGCTTCCAAATGGTTGTTTGATGCAAAATTTGCCATTTGTTTGATGATTCTTCCGTATCTGGATGTCTACGCAACTTAGTTTACATCCATGTGCTAACCATATTactatattttgtattttctttataGGAGAGTATCATTGCCCTGTGCTGAACAAAGTTTTTACAGAATTCACACACATAGTTTCTGTGAAGACTACAGGAAATGTGTTCTGCTATGAGGTAGCTTTGTTCATTTTTTGCTTGTTCATTTATTGTCCATAGTCATTCTCTTGTTTCTTTCTGCTCTTATTTATTCATTTGCTTGTCTTATAGGCAATTAAAGAATTAAACATCAAGACAAAAAACTGGAAAGAACTACTGACAGATGAACTGTTCACTAAGGATGACCTCATAACAATTCAGGTGACTGATAAATTTACATTACATTCCCTTAGCCATGTTACACCATGTAGGTGATGTTGCCTATCACCTAAGAAGCTGCTCTTAACTCTGCGGGTATGCTTTGCAGAATCCAAATGCCATTGATAGTAGGAATACTCTTGATTTTGATCATGTTAAGAATGCTCtggaaattgatgatgaaggTAGGCTATTTCCTTTGCCAACCTTTCTGGTTCAAAtgcattgttttaatatgcCTTTTCAAACTACAAGGTGACTTTAGACTTTGTTTTCCAGAGCTAAAGAAGATGAGTTCAGATCcatcttataatataaacatatCTGGAGATATCAAGCAAATGTTGGCAGAGCTTGGAACTGAGAAAGGAAGGCAAATTGCTCTTCATGGAGGTGGAGGCAGCAAGGCCCAAAATGAAAGGGCTGCTGCCCTTGTTGCCATTTTGGCTGCCAGGTCACGCATTAAAGAGGATCCCCAATCAACTTCAAACAAACTTCCAAGAGCTTATAGTATTGTAGATGCTGCATCTGCTTCAGTGCATGGAAGAAGTGCAGCAGCAGCTAAAGCTGCACCAGATGACAAAACTGCTGCTCGGATAGCTATGCACATGGCTGGTGAGAGGGCGCCTGTGAATTCAACAATGGTAAGTTTTTCCCTAGGCCAAGCTTTCTGCAAGACACAAGATCAGACATTAGAGAAATTTTTATGCTACTATACTCTCCTCAAATAAAAGTTGGACCTGCCATCACAACTACCAATGTGTCCCACTTTTATGTGATCAGGAAGCAGTACTCTAGGAATGCTGAAATTGCTCATACTAGAGCCGCAAACCAATGATCAATCTGGGATTTACTAAAGCATGCCTCTAAGTATGAATAGCTGAATATACTTTGTTCTCTCCTTTTGACCTTGAAGTCTTATCCCAGTGTCATATAGCTGTGACAAATACAATCACTGCTTGTTTTCATTTTTGACATGATCTGAATCTGGTTTTTTCTATCTCATTGAGCAATGGGagtttaatctttttttgttcCCTTTTTTTAGGGAAGATATGAAAGATGCAAAATGGGAACACCCtgttttgacttgattttttgcTTCAGGTAAAGAGCCGTTTTACAACTGGTGCTGCTTCACGATCCTTCACTTCAACCTCTTTTGATCCTGTCACAAAAAATGAGTTTGAATATgtcaaagttgaaaaaaatccaaagaagaAAGGTTATGTTCAGCTGCAGACAACACATGGAGATCTAAACATTGAGCTTCACTGTGATATAACTCCAAGGACTTGTGAGAACTTCATCACTCATTGTGAGCGAGGTTATTATAATGGAGTAGCTTTTCATAGAAGCATTCGGTATGTTAtgtgaatttgatatttttcatcacTCTGTAAATGTAGACAGACCATAGATGTTGACCAAGAATTTATCCATCGTCTGTAGGAATTTTATGATTCAAGGTGGTGATCCTACTGGCACTGGGAGAGGAGGCGAATCTATATGGGGGAAGCCTTTCAATGATGAGCCAAACTCCAAGTTGCTCCACTCTGGAAGGGGTGTTGTCAGCATGGCTAATAGTGGTCCCCACACCAATggttctcagtttttcatcCTCTACAAGTCTGCCAATCATTTGAACTTTAAACATACAGTTTTTGGTGGAGTTGTTGGTGGCTTGACTACATTGGCGGCAATGGAAAAAGTTCCTGTTGATGACAATGACCGACCTCTGGTGAGTTATTCAGTTTTCTtgctcatatatatatttgggttCCTTGACTAATTTGGTACAATAATGGTATTTTTACAATTGAATGGCAGTTGACTTGGAAAATGTGAAgtgaaaaatacattatttagtCTGTGGACAGCAAATTCTTTGATAATACGATATCCATAGGCTTGTATTAGTTATTTTCATAAAAGTTGACTTCTTGTAAGTATTGGGGGAGTCGGATATCAAAATTTTGTGAGATATGGAAAGTTGAAGTCTCATAAGTAGCATGTGAAGGGAATAACGTTATCATTTACTGAATCCTTGACCTTTTCTCCTCTCAATTAAAATGCTTGCTAGGACCTTCGTGTTGCAATAACAAAAACCTGAAAGACACTACAGTTGCTCTATATATTGCTGCGTCAtgaatttatatcaaataaactgCTTGTGATCCAATGCCTCATATTTGTCTTTGTTCATCTACAAATAATGCAGGAGGAGATAAAGATAACTAGTGTAACGGTATTTGTCAATCCTTACACAGAACTTGATGAAGAAGAGCAAGAGAAGGCTAAAGATGAGAAGGATATCGGGGACGAAGAGAATGTAACTTTCTGGGCCCCTTTTGGAGTAGAGAAGCGGCATTTTAAGtttcttttcattaattttggTCTTGAGAGAGTGATGTGGATTTTGtctgtttgttattttttaggaaaagaTTGGGTCATGGTATAGCAATCCAGGCACAGGAACTACAGAAAGTGGAACtgtgggtggtggtggtggtgttggaaAGTACTTGAAAGCAAGAAATGCTAAAACTGAATCCACTGCAATCGAC is drawn from Populus nigra chromosome 5, ddPopNigr1.1, whole genome shotgun sequence and contains these coding sequences:
- the LOC133695314 gene encoding peptidyl-prolyl cis-trans isomerase CYP65; the encoded protein is MGKKQHSKDRMYITKTEWATEWGGAKSKQLQTPFKRLPFYCCALTFTPFEFPVCTADGSVFDLMHITPYIRKYGKHPVTGAPLKQGDLIPLNFHKNSEGEYHCPVLNKVFTEFTHIVSVKTTGNVFCYEAIKELNIKTKNWKELLTDELFTKDDLITIQNPNAIDSRNTLDFDHVKNALEIDDEELKKMSSDPSYNINISGDIKQMLAELGTEKGRQIALHGGGGSKAQNERAAALVAILAARSRIKEDPQSTSNKLPRAYSIVDAASASVHGRSAAAAKAAPDDKTAARIAMHMAGERAPVNSTMVKSRFTTGAASRSFTSTSFDPVTKNEFEYVKVEKNPKKKGYVQLQTTHGDLNIELHCDITPRTCENFITHCERGYYNGVAFHRSIRNFMIQGGDPTGTGRGGESIWGKPFNDEPNSKLLHSGRGVVSMANSGPHTNGSQFFILYKSANHLNFKHTVFGGVVGGLTTLAAMEKVPVDDNDRPLEEIKITSVTVFVNPYTELDEEEQEKAKDEKDIGDEENEKIGSWYSNPGTGTTESGTVGGGGGVGKYLKARNAKTESTAIDSGSSTIAVTKKRKVGVSAAEFKDFSGW